tacataaaagctTGAGTGGCTTTCGGTAGAttctcattattttatattgtacAATACTGGAACGGGAGCAGGTTACACGTTAACTTCATTGCCGCTAGAAGTTCAAATGGATCGGTTTAGATCAGTTACATTCACACTAAAGATGTAACCCAAATATGCAAAATGCAGCCTTAAATCAAGGTCATTTGCATGATTCCCTTGTCCAAGCGATTATCCTTCACATAGACTTCAGCAGCTCAGCAGTTGCAAGAAACTTTGGCAGAAACTTTGGCAGGAATTATGATATCAATTGGACCCAGGGCCGAGCCAGGGAAGGGTTGGCAGGGACCATAGCCCCTTTACTGCTTATAACTTTCAGAAATTCTAATTTGTTTATtacaaaaattctgaaaaaatataGTTGGccaatgttaaaaaaaaacagttttttttatttaattatacCATTTATCACGTTCCCCCTCCTCTCCCTCCCAAGAAGAAAATCCCAACTCTACCATTGgttgaactatatatattatatttatgtgTTTACTTATGTAGATAAAGTACTCCCAATGTATTTTGCCACTACGTCTATTTAGGTTTCTCCTTGAACATGTTAAAAAGGACCAGAAAGGACATATAGATGCACAAATACGTATCGTCATTCGTATAGGGGCACAACCCACAAACTTACTGACCAAGGCATCGCTCTTTTGTGACCCTATACGTATCGTCATTCGTATAGGGTCAAACCCAACTCGTGAGATGTGTTTAGTCATTTGTGCAAAGTTTTGGAGACCtccaatgaaattaaaaaaaagtggagACTATTTTAGTATTAGCcttaaaacaatgaaaacaaatggTTAGTCTTAAACCTATCAAAACCACAAGGATATGAacatcaaaaacaaaaataatttctCATTCCCAATCGCAAAAATCCTTGCCTCATGATCAAATCATGAGATATAAGAATAAATCACTAGAATATGAATCGCAACCAAAATTGAAACAATTTTCTGAATTGGGCATGCAAACCACAACTCTTAATCAAGCATTTTGAGCGATCAAATCTAAAATGTTGTGATCTTctaataataagaaaatgagttttgtcCATAAGATATCAGTAATGTAAGTTGACCGAAGAAAGCATGCTAACCTACCATCATGACGCtgcaatatcatttgaaaacaaagtaacaaattatatttaaacCAAGAACACCAAGCCAATTTGCACAAGGCAAAAACGGGCACTCGCATTCAtctgtcaaaatttaattggAAGCCCAGCGACCGGAGCCAAGTCGGATCGGCAGTTTGGGCAGGTGTAAGATCCACGGGAGGTGTGAGTTCCACGGGCAAACCACCTGCAGAGACACGAACTATGGTAGGTATGGTGGCATGTGGTGACGACGATGTGATCGGTCGAATCGAAGTCTTCACGGCATATGGAACAGTCATCATTGTTAAGGCGTTCGAGGAGCCGATTGCAGCCATGTTCGCCACTGGGTTCACCAGCCTCTTCGTCACTTATTTCTATCGTGCATTCTACACGGATCTCCAAAAAGACGGTCCAAAGTGATGAGTTGTTGTTGCTGGCCACTTCCATCTTGCTCATAATAGTTCTAGCAACCTTAGCTTTGGCCTTCTCTGCAGCCTCGGGATCCATATCCATGTCGTCATGGAGTGTATTATAGACCAGTTGCTGCACATAACTAGCGTCACGAAGTTGTGTAGAATACCTGGTTACGATCTTTTGCTCATAGCAACGTTGGGCCTTCATCACCTCATCATCATCTTCCCCCATGACCTTCAATGTATCATTTAGGAAGAACCCTATCTTTACTAGAAACCCCCTGCCTACTGGGGGAATAACTTCGGGGGGGTTTATTTCTTCAATGGAGCCGGTCACTTCGATGTCAatctccatctccctctttgaaagaaagaaaaaatgattggTAGAAGAAgtttaatgtttctttttttccttggagTGACGACATTGGGCTCCTCTGGCCGAGTACTTATAGTCTTCAACCATTGTGACTAAATTAATAAGTGGAGATGCCTTCAACATTTTTACTCATGAACTTACCAAATTACACGTTAAATTTAGATGAAACGAACAAATATGGTTGTGGTTTAGACCATAGCCATAAACATTGtactatttaaaaaatatatacatctttaaaacacgaaaaataagtcagtgatttaaaacattcaaaacccaccatttttagaaaaaaaaaaccaaaatgaaaaaaatttcaaactcttttttatttcaagtgtttttccatttattttaatGACAGATTGTTtgtatacaatttttttcatttgtacttgttgcttatttatttattttttcatgttggcATTATTAATTTCttacatatttaaattttccgtaatttttcctaatttttaggcTTTGAAATAGTTtctaatttttgtacatattttttttaagaaataaattttatcTTAAATAAATTTCGTGACATATGCATGTCTGGACCTTTCAAAGCcactttttgtcatttcaatcagCCCAGCTTGCATACTTGGGCAAACCAAACTAGTGTGCATGTCTTTGGAACCCGCCCCCAATGCACGCAAGTCGAAATTGTTTAGTGAGCTAAAAAATGGGGTAACCATTGTTGTGGTAAAGAAATGAGTTTTGGAGGCTGTGATGGAAATTGTCTTATATGCAACTCACCCAATCAAGCACGCCCTTGTCAAGTGTTTGCCCCATCTAAGAGGGATGTGTCGCACGGATAAAATCTTGGCCGTCCATTTTGATTTTATCTGTCGGCTAAGTCCAACAAGTTAAATGTAGACATCACCTTGACGAATCAAACAAGATGGCCCAAGTCAAGTATCGGCTTCTGCTTAGCTCCATACATACCTTTAAACTGCTGTACTaacttgatttctttttccttcttacaATTGAAGCTTCTATGTCATACACCacaaaaaatcacaagaacatGAATCGGAACCAAAATTGTAacaattttctgaattttgcaCGCAAACGATTACCCATGTCAAGCATTTTGAATTATCAAATGTATGTGACACAGGGATGTATGCTATCCATCACAGCTCCATATGTACTAGCCCATTCTAAAGCAGCAATATATTTTACTTCTTaatcatttgaaatatataGCCCGCCCAAAAGCTGCAGGCCAATTTGCACGAGACAAACTTGGGGACCTGCCACTATCAAATCCAAAGTGGTTCCCTCaggccacacacacacatatatatatttgaaccACTATAACTAATATTtcgtttattttttgttttttggttctCAATAAGCAAGTGGAGATATCTTTGATATTTTCACCCAGCTTAGCCAATTGGCAATTGGATTTTGATGAAAGATGGATTGTTTGGACCCAGGTCAGAAGCTTTATCAAGTCCAAATCCATGTAGTCAACTTTTAAAGGCAAAATTGGCATTTGAGTGCACTCATCCAAACGGCCTGCCAAGTTTAGCAGCATACAAAAAGATTGATGGATATtatgcacatacacacagatCTAACTCTTGATCTCACAGGACCTGATCTAAAAATATTGCTCCATCTTCCAAATATCTTGGACCACTGGATTAGGAGTAGGGCCACCCATGAGCATAATTAAGCTCGAGTTGGGCCAGCTCAAGCGACacaactcaaaaaacttgagtttGAGCAGAGCTCGAACTCGGGACAAGCATCATTGAACAGAATCGAGCCTCACTCGACTATGCAgtgtcaagcttgagctcaaatCGCTTTACTCGTTTGCGTAAACCTGTTTCAATATCtagttttatttttacttgtttagctCATCAATTTGTTTAAACGAGTCTCATGTAGTCAAGACAAGCCATGTTTAAACGAGTGGAGTTCTTGCAAATCGAACTCGACCCGTTAAGCATTTCAACTATAAAATTAAACTCGATTCATTGATAAATGAGTTCAGCTCCAGTCAAGTTTTTTTGAGCGAGTACAAATCGCCGTCATTGTGTGGTCTTAATTGGGAGGCAAGTTCAATTTTCACTACTTTTATCTTTTGAGATGGACGTACGGCCTAGTGTGGCCTGGTGTTTCTAGCCCCCTATGGATCGGGTTCTTATCTTgtctcaagttttaaaaaagatTACAGATTTTGTatactatatttttttaaaagcaatCAATTGCCATCTTTTCAAGATATGATAAGTTGCACTTAAATAAATTTCCGGGAATGTCTTGATTTGTCCAATTTCCTGGCGTGGCTTGATTTGTTAAATGTTTAAACACATGTGGAATAAATAACCAAGATTGGTGATTTGTTCATTTgtgaggaaggagaaaggaacTTCATGAGAAACATCTAGTGCAGCAAAACTGATTGCAAAAAACTTTGATCTCGAGATCTTCATAAAAcgtttctcctctttctttttcaagtttcaaccacCCCAAACATGCACATGGGGTCAAACCCAACTCGTGACATGTGTTTAGTCATTTTTTGCAAAACTTAGGAGACCtccaatgaaattaaaaaatgtgacTACTATCGAACAATGATGTGGCGTTCAACAATTTCACTCGTTCCCTATTGACAAATTACTATTTTTATTGTTTCGGCCCCGTTAAATTGGACAATTACTATTTTAGTTACTTTTATTATGGTCAGTcctaaaacaatgaaaacaaatgaTTAGTCTTAAACCTATAAAAACCACAAGGATATGAACATCAAACACTAAAATAATTTCGCTTTCCCAATCAAAACTATCCTAGCCTAGTAATGATCAAATCATGAGATATAAGCATAAATTACTAGAATATGAATTGCAACCCAAATCTAAACCATTTTGTGAATTTCACATGCAAACCACTACTCTTAACCAAACATCTTGAGCGATCAGACATAAAATGCTGGGATCTTCTAATcataagaaaataagttttgtcCATAAGATTTGGAAAATGTAAGTTACACAAGAAAGCATGCTAACCTACCATCATAACACCgcaatatcatttgaaaacaaactAACAACCATATTTAAACCAAAAACTCGAAGCCAATTTGCACAACGCAAAAACGGGGACTTGCAGccatttgtcaaaatttaattgcGCTGCCAAAGATAGGAGACAAGTCGGATCAGTAGAGTGGGCAAGACAAAGGTAGACGAGACAACCACTCGAAGAGACATGAATGATGGAAGGTATGGTGGCATGTGGTGACGAGGATGTGATCGGTCGACTCAAACTCTTCACGACATATGGAACAGTCATCATTGCCAAGGCGCTCGAGGAGCAGATCCTAGCCATGTTTGCCACTGCATTCACCACCCTTTTCATCACTTATCTCTATCGTGCAAGCTACATGGATCCCCATAAAGACGGTCCAAATTGATGGGTTGTCATTCGAGGCCACTTCCATCTTGTTCATAATGGTTCTACCAACCTCAGCTTTTGCCTTCTTTGCAGCCGTGGGATCCATATCCATGTCATCGTGGAGGGTGCTATATGCCAGTTGCTCGGCATAACCTAGCGTCATGAATTTCCGTAGAATGCCTCGTGATGATCTTCTGCACTGTTGCGTTGGCTCTTTGTCACCTCACCATCTTCCCCGATGACCTCCAATTTATCTTTCAGGAAGAACCCTATCTTTACTAGGAACCCGCTGCTAGCGAGATGAATAGCTTCAGGTGGTTTCATTTCTTCAGTGGAGCCACTAACTTCGATATCGATCTCCATATCTCTCTTTGAAAGCAAGAAATGTGTGGTAGAAGAAGTCTaaggtttctttttctctttttattggGGTGACGACATTGGGCTTCCTTGGGCTGGGTACTTATAGTCTTAAGCCATTATGACTAAATTAATGAGTGGAGATGCCTTCGACTTTTTTGCTCATGAACTTGCCAATTTGGATGTTAGATTTAGATGAAAAGTACAAATGTGGATGTGGTTTAGGCCATAGTTATAAAcattgtgtgttttttttaaacaatatctGTAAAACACTAAAAATAAGTCAGtgatttaaaactttaaaatccacctttttttaaaaaagtcaaaatgaaaaaaatgtgaaacactATTTACAAATTCcttgtttacaattttttttcatttttacttgttgtttatttatttatttttgatgttggcattattagtttctcaattatttaaagtttccctaatttttaggttttcaaatggtttctgatttttgtacatatttttcttaagaaatcaATTTTATCCTAAATAAATTTCCTGACATATCAATCTTTGGTCCTTTCAAAACCACTTTTTGTCAATTCAATCAGCCCAGCAAGCATACTTGGTCCAACCAAACTTGTGTGCATTTCTTTTGCACGCCCCCCATTGCACGCAAGTCTAAATGATTTAGAGAGCGAAAAAATGAGTCTAACCATTCTTGTTATATATCTCCTTTTTATTGGATAGCGATAACTGAAGGTGAAGAAATCTGCATTAGGATAGTCTGAACtaacataaaagagaaaaaaaatgaaaaaaaagtctcCAGCATTTTTATTATCTATTATCTAGTATTAATTTATGTCTTCtcgttttgtttttctcttaactattcATCCTGTTAGATAACACAACCCTTATAAGTGAGCTAGGTGACTTTAGATAGCTGGTCGCCATTcacttatatataatatttgaaaaacaatcgTTAAGGGTCACGAGAAGGGTGAGTATAGGCTGGGTTTTTTGTGGGGCTCGGCATGATCAATAATCCAGCTGAGTCTGATCTGCACGT
This window of the Nymphaea colorata isolate Beijing-Zhang1983 chromosome 2, ASM883128v2, whole genome shotgun sequence genome carries:
- the LOC116247414 gene encoding E3 ubiquitin ligase BIG BROTHER-related-like, producing the protein MEIDIEVTGSIEEINPPEVIPPVGRGFLVKIGFFLNDTLKVMGEDDDEVMKAQRCYEQKIVTRYSTQLRDASYVQQLVYNTLHDDMDMDPEAAEKAKAKVARTIMSKMEVASNNNSSLWTVFLEIRVECTIEISDEEAGEPSGEHGCNRLLERLNNDDCSICREDFDSTDHIVVTTCHHTYHSSCLCRWFARGTHTSRGSYTCPNCRSDLAPVAGLPIKF